From the genome of Agrobacterium tumefaciens:
TTTTCTCGACCGTCGTTTATCTGATCGCCAACTCCGACCCAAAACGTGCGACAGCGGTTTCCGCCTATATTCAGGTCATCAGACTGGGCAGCGTCGAGCTGGCAACAAGCCTGATGACAACATGGCTGCGGCAACGCGAACAATTCCATTCCGCCATTCTGAGCCAGAAGGTGAGCGCTGGTTCGCCTGAACTGCATATGTGGATGGAGCGGCTCCAGACGGTTTTCGGCAAGTCCAGTCACGGCACATTTGACGCCTTGCTTCTCACCGCATCGCAAATCCGGACTCAGGCTTATGTTCTGGCCTATTCCGACATGTTCATGCTGTCTTTCGTTGCCGCTGTGGCAGGTCTTGCACTGGTGGCATTCATGGGAAAAATGCCGTTTGGCCCCCTTCATCCCGACTATGAGCACCAGCAACGCCCGAAAACCTGAGGTACAGACCGAAAAGTCGGCATCTGCTCTCTTCACCCGGAACGCTTTCATCCAAAAATGGAGTGTATTTTTCAATACCGCGGCGCAATATTCCCGATATCCTTGCGTGCAGGAACGCGTCCGACCCAGACCAATGTATAGGTTAGGTTGTGCTCGAAAAAACGTATTGTCGTGAAAAATCGCATCGGGGGAACAATGTCGATTGCGTCAACGATATTTCGCTCTCGCGAACCGGAAGGCGGAGCCCATCATCTCGCCTTCGGTCTGGGAGCCCTGGCATTGGCTGCTGCCGTCTTTTATGTCGATACCTATACCGACATCGAAGGCGCAATCGCCGTGCTCTACGTGATCACGATGCTTTTGGCCGCTCAGGCAATCACGCGATCTGCACTGATCACAATCTCCTTCGCCTGCGCCATCCTGTCGTTATTGTCATACGCCATGACGCACGCACAGGATGCAGACCTGCAATCCGCACTGCGCCTTCTCGTCGCCTTATCGGCTCTGGCAGTCACGACAATGTTGCTGCTGAAGACGGAAACCGCCCGTCTGGCATTGCTGTCGATCAACGCCGAACTGAAGGAAAGCGAAGAACGATACCGCTCGATTTTCGACCGCACGCGCGTGGCGCTGTGGGAACGCGACTACTCCAGGCTTCATACTTTGCTCGTGGATCTCAAACAGCAGGGTATTGTCGATATGCGCGCTCATGCCCGCGCCAATCCGGGATTTACCCAGAAGTGCATCGATCTTATCACCGTCGTTGCCTCGAACGAAGCCGGCAAGGAGATGCTCGGTTACGATTCCTCCGTCAGCGGCACCTTAAAGCAGTCGGTTGTCTCCGCACCCGACAAGTTTCTGGATGTGCTGCAAGCCATTGTCGATAACAGGCGGGTTTTCGAAGACAAGGTGGTCGTCCGCACTGTTGGCGGCGAAGACAGGCTGGTGCTTCTTTCAATCAGTTTTCCGGCGGAATCCTCCTCCTTCAATCGGGTGGT
Proteins encoded in this window:
- a CDS encoding two-component sensor histidine kinase; this translates as MSIASTIFRSREPEGGAHHLAFGLGALALAAAVFYVDTYTDIEGAIAVLYVITMLLAAQAITRSALITISFACAILSLLSYAMTHAQDADLQSALRLLVALSALAVTTMLLLKTETARLALLSINAELKESEERYRSIFDRTRVALWERDYSRLHTLLVDLKQQGIVDMRAHARANPGFTQKCIDLITVVASNEAGKEMLGYDSSVSGTLKQSVVSAPDKFLDVLQAIVDNRRVFEDKVVVRTVGGEDRLVLLSISFPAESSSFNRVVVSMVDITQREMALKALAEAQAELTKASKAATVGAMSASLSHELNQPLGAIIVNAQTLLRWLDRDPPDLAAARRSAERMIRDSQRASEIIENTRSMLAHTGGKLETFELDEFIDETLGLLEHDLERSGTTVNVEKETTPPVKAVRIELQQVLINLLTNAIQAMDEAGIGNRTITVRKESQDADTIRVIVRDNGPGIAAEIKEKLFSPFFTTKATGMGMGLSICRTTLEARGGRLDGDNHPLGGAVFAISMPISPEVEHA